In Phocoena phocoena chromosome 3, mPhoPho1.1, whole genome shotgun sequence, a single window of DNA contains:
- the TIMM29 gene encoding mitochondrial import inner membrane translocase subunit Tim29, which translates to MAAAVLKRFWPRSRGETGDTAAAKPGVWARLGAWARALLRDYAEACGDAAAAARARPVRAAVYVGLLGGAAACCALAPSEAAFEEALLDASGTLLLLAPATRNRDSEAFVQRLLWLRGRGCLRHVSLGLCSLMYEAPFDAQASLYQARCRYLQPRWVDFPDRILDVGFVGRWWVLGTRMRDCDINDDEFLHLPAHLRVVGPHQLHSEANERLFDEKFKPVVLTDDQVDQALWEEQVLQKEKKDQLALSQADPLVPSEVAR; encoded by the exons ATGGCGGCGGCCGTTCTGAAGAGATTTTGGCCCCGAAGCCGCGGAGAGACCGGTGACACTGCGGCCGCAAAGCCCGGCGTGTGGGCACGGTTGG GCGCCTGGGCCCGCGCGCTGCTCCGGGACTACGCTGAGGCCTGCGGGgatgcggcggcggcggcgagggcCCGACCCGTGCGGGCGGCCGTGTACGTGGGGCTGCTGGGTGGCGCGGCGGCCTGCTGCGCCCTCGCGCCGAGCGAGGCGGCCTTTGAGGAGGCGCTGCTCGACGCGTCGGGGACCCTCTTGCTGCTGGCGCCCGCCACGCGCAACCGCGACTCGGAGGCGTTCGTGCAACGGCTGCTCTGGCTGCGGGGTCGCGGCTGCCTGCGCCACGTGAGCCTGGGTCTCTGCTCGCTGATGTACGAGGCGCCCTTCGACGCCCAGGCCAGCCTCTACCAGGCTCGCTGCCGCTACCTGCAGCCCCGCTGGGTCGACTTCCCGGACCGGATCCTGGATGTGGGCTTCGTGGGCCGCTGGTGGGTGCTGGGGACCCGGATGCGCGACTGCGACATCAACGACGACGAGTTCCTGCACCTGCCGGCACATTTGCGCGTCGTCGGGCCCCACCAGCTGCACTCGGAGGCCAACGAGCGGCTCTTCGACGAGAAGTTCAAGCCCGTGGTGCTCACCGACGATCAGGTGGACCAGGCGCTGTGGGAGGAGCAGGTCTtgcagaaggagaagaaggaccAGCTCGCCCTGAGCCAGGCCGACCCGCTGGTGCCGTCGGAAGTCGCGAGATGA